ATAAATAACTTATAGATAATATTGCAATTATACGACATTCGTAGTATATACTATATTAAAACAATAGAGGAGGTTAGTATGTATGATACAATTATAATTGGAGGTGGAGCAGGCGGACTTACAACTTCAATTGGTCTTGCTTCTGCTGGAAAAAAGGTTCTTTTAATTGAAAAAGATCATTTGGGTGGTGAATGTACTTGGGGTGGATGTGTTCCATCTAAAAGTTTTATATCTGCATCTAAAACTGCTTCAACTTTGACAGAAGCTCTAGAAATGGCTCTTAAAAATGTTCATGCTATTGGCGATAGTGAACTCCCTCATATTTCTAACTTCAAAAATATAGATTTTGTAAAAGGTGAAGGAACTTTTATTGATAAAAATACTATTTTAGTTAATGGACAACAATATATTGGAAAATATATTGTTATTTCTACAGGAAGTTCACCTTTTATTCCTAATATAAAAGGATTAGATAAAGTTAAGTACTTAGCAAATCATAACTTCTTTTATGAAAAAGGTGATTATAAAAGCATTACTTTAATTGGTGCTGGAGTAATCTCTTTAGAGCTAGCTTTTCCTCTTAAAAAATTAAATATAGATGTAACTATTCTTGAAAAATCCGATATTTTTCTGCCTATGATGGAAGCTGAAGTGAGAGATTTTTATCTTAATAAATTAAAAGAAGCAGGAATCAATTTAATATTAAATTGCACATCTATGGAGATTGAAAATATAGATAATAATATTCTAATAAAAACTAATAATGGTGATTTTTTAAGTGAAAAAATATTTATCTCTGCTGGTAGAACTCCAAATATACAGAGTCTTAATTTAAATAAAACTAAAATTAAGTATGATGCAAAAGGAGTCTCTGTAGATGAATTTATGAGAACATCTGAAAAAAATATATTTGCAATTGGTGATATAGCCTCTTCTTTCAAATTTTCACATGTGGCTGGTTACCAAGGAGAAATTGTTGTGAGAAATATTCTTTTCCCATATATTATGAAAAAGATAGATTACTCTTTTATTCCTTGGACACTTTTTGGAGATATTGAAGTTTCTAAAGTTGGTTTAAATGAGGAGGATGCTCACAAAAAATATAAAAAAACCTATATTTATTCTCTAGATCTGAATAACGAAAGAAGTTTAATTACATTTGAAAAAGCATTTTTTCTAAAAATTATTTGTGATAATAGATTTAATATTGTCGGTGCTACTTGTATTGGTGAACGAGCTGGTGAAATTATTGGTTTCTTACAACTAATGATTGGAAATAAAGTAAAATTTTATAAAGTTATGAATTCTGTACAAGCATATCCAACATATACGTATTATATTAGAAATTTAGCTAAAAAAGCTTATATTGATTATCTAAGAACTTTTTTACCTTAAAATTTTAGGGATATTATTAAAATAATAATATCCCTTTTTAATTTTTATTTTATCTTGATAAAAAATTTTCTTTTATATTCTCTAATTTTTCTTTATTTAAAATTAAATCTAACCCTAATAAAGCTAAAGCTTTCCCTCCTAATATAACAGCTTCATCTCCTTTAATAGACCCAGCTGCTTTTGCAAATTCATGGGTATGACCAAAAACATTACAATCACAAATTTTTATATTAGGATGAATTGTTGGTATTATCTGACTCACATTCCCCACATCAGTTGATCCCATTCCTTTTTTTGAATCCATAGAAACTTCTACTCCTAATTTTTTCATAGTTTCTACATAAAGTTCATCAAAATATCTCGTTGGTATAAGATTATCAACTCTATTTTGGAAACTTGAGACCTTTACTCTACATCCTGTCATAAGTGCTGCACCGTTAGCTATAGCTTCTACTTTTTCTGTAACATCATCACACCCCTCTTTTGTCGAAGATCTAATGTAAAATCTAGCCTTAGTGTAATCTGGAATTATATTTGGTGCATCTCCTCCATGAGTTATTATTCCATGAATTTTTACATCTGATTTAACATGTTGTCTAAGTGTTGCAATTCCGTTGAAAAAATGTAGTAATGCATCTAAAGCATTTTTACCATTTTCAGGAGAACCTGCAGCATGAGATGATTGCCCAAAGAATTCAAAATCCAAAGGATTTACTGCTAAACTCTTCTTTGTTATTGAATGCTCGCTTCCTGGATGTATTATCATTGCAACATCCACCCCTTCAAAAAGATTTTCACGAACAAAAGAGCCCTTAGAACTTCCGTTCTCTCCTCCCTCTTCTGAAGGACAACCGTAAACGATAACTTCACCCGAAACATTATCTAATAACTCACCTAATCCAACTGCTCCAGCAATACTTATTGCTCCTATTATATTATGACCACAAGCATGACCTAGATTTGGAAGTGCATCATATTCAGCTAAAAAAGCTATTTTAGGATACTCTCCATTTTTAGATTGCTTTCTAGCTATAAACCCTGTCTCATGTCCTGCTATATTTCTTTCAACATCAAATCCTTTTTCTTCTAAAAACTTTGTTAATAAATCCGCTGCAAAATACTCTTCGTTTCCAATCTCAGGATGTTGGTGTATTTTTTGACTAAGATCTATAAAAATATCTCTATTACTATCTAAAAAATCTATTATTTTCTTTTCCATCTTATTCCCTCCAAAAGTTATCTAATCTCTTTTAATTTTAATTCTAAAATACAGCTATTGAAGACCCTTTATAATAATCATCTATTATTTTTTTATTTTCAGCAGTTTGATAAACTTCTAAAACTCTTTTTATCTCTGGTTTATTTTGATTATCATCTCTTGAAGCTATTATATTAAAATATGGCTTTAATCTCTCATTTTTAAAATCTTCAATAAAGATTGAATCTACCAATGGTGAATATCCAGCTTGAACAGCAACACCATTATTTATAGCCGCAACATCTACATCTTCTATTGATCTTGGAATTTGAGTTGCTACTAACTCAACTATTTTTATATTCTTTGGATTTTCTATAATGTCTTTAACTCTTGGAAAAGCTCCTGCATCTTTATTTACACTTATAAGCCCTGCATCCTGAAGTAAAAGTAGTGCTCTTCCACCATTTGAGCTGTCATTTGGAATAGCTACTACTGCTCCATCTTTTAACTGAGATAAATCCGTTAATTTTTTAGAATAAATCCCCATTGGAGCTAATACTGTATATCCTAAATTAACTATTGATAACTTATGTTCCTTTTTAAAATTGTCAAAATATATCTCTGTTTGAAATGCATTTATATCTATTTCCTTATCTTGAAGAGCCAAATTTGGTCTTATATAGTCTGCAAAATTTATAAACTTTAGTTCTATATTCTCTTTTGCAAGTTGGTCTCTTACATTTTCCCAGATTACATTTTCATCTCCATTAATTCCTAGTTTTACTACTTTTTTCTCTGTTGTTGATGAATCATCTGATGAGTTCCCACATCCTAAAAATCCTACTGTTGATAACACCAAAAATATAACTACCTTTAAAATCTTTAATATTTTCATAACTCTTTCCTCCCTATAGTTTTAATTTTTTATTCTAACGTTTTATTTTTTTTAATATTTTTTCTCCCGACCATTGTATAAAAGTTATCAAGCTTACCAAAATTATAATCGTTACTACCATGATATCTGTTTTAAAATGTTGATATCCATATCTAATAGCAAAGTCACCAAGACCGCCGCCACCAACTGTTCCTGCTACAGCTGAAAATCCAATTAAACTAACTGTAGTTATAATAAGAGCATAAATAATCTCTGGTAATGCTTCTCTCAATAATACTCTATAAATTATTTCAAACGGAGAAGATCCCATTGCGTAGGCTGCTTCTATTACTCCTGAATCAACACTTAATAATGCCGATTCTATTTGTCTTGCAACAAATGGAGCTGACCCAAATATAAGAGGAACAATTGCTCCTTTTAAACCAATAGTTGTTCCCATAAAAAACCTTGTTACAGGAATTAAAGCTGCTAATAAAATTACAAATGGAATTGATCTAAAAATATTTATAAATTTTCCTAAAATATTATTAATTAAACTATTTTCTAAAATTCCACCTTTTCTAGTTATAACTAAAACTATTCCCATAATTGTTCCAATTAATGTTGAAACAGTTCCTGCTATAGCAACCATTGTTAGTGTTTCTCCCATGGCACGAACCATTTCGTCTTGATACTTTATTACATTTCCTAAATAACTATATAATTTTTCTTCCATTTTTTAAAACCTCCACATATATTTGATTTTTATTTAAATACTCTATTGAATCTATAATATTTTTTTCATCTCCTCCTAGTTTTATAACTAAGTTTCCAATTGGAGTCTCTTTTATAATCTCTATATTTCCAAATAAAATACTAGCATCAATGTTGTACTCCCTAGAAACTCTTGAAATATAAGCTTCCTCTGTATTATTTCCAACATAAGATAGTTTTATTATTTTTTCATTTTGTTTAACTAACATATTTTCTAAGTAGCTATTTATTTTCTCTGTATTAAAAATAGATGATAAAAATCTCTTTGTTATTGGCTCTTTGGGTCTTGAAAAAATATTGATTACATCTCCTGCTTCTTTGATAATACCCTCTTCCATGACAATAACACTATCACAAATTTCTTTTATAACTTCCATTTGATGAGTGATAAGAACTATTGTTACTCCTAATTCTCTATTTATTTTTTTTAGTAATTTTAGAATAGAAACTGTTGTTTCAGGGTCTAACGCTGATGTAGCTTCATCACATAAAATCAAATTTGGTCTATTTGCTAAAGCTCTCGCTATTCCTACTCTTTGTTTTTGTCCTCCACTAAGCTGAGATGGGTAACTGTATTTTTTATCTTTTAATCCAACTAAATCTAAAAGTTCATCAACTCTTTCTTCTATCTCTTTTTTAGAAAGACCACTACCTTTAAGAGGGTATGCTATATTTTTAAAAACATTTCTACTTCTCATAAGATTAAAATGCTGAAATATCATTCCTATTTTTTTTCTAGTTTCTCTTAAATCTTTAGATTCTAATTTGTTTAAAATAACTCCATCTATTATAATTTCTCCCGAACTTGGTGTTTCTAAAAGATTTATGCATCTAAGTAGAGTACTTTTTCCAGCTCCCGAATACCCTATTATTCCAGTTATCTCTCCTTTCTTAAAATCAAAAGATAACTCTTTTAAAGCTTCAATACTTTGACCTTTATTTTCATAAGTTTTAATAATCTTCTTTAGTTGTATCATCTGTTCCTCCTTGTAATATATTATGAATTTTGAAAATTTAATAAAAAAAAGCTTGAGATTTAAAATCCCAAGCTTTATGTTAACAACTTTATTCCTTGGGAGCTTCTCATTTAGTAAAGCAAAAATGAGTTCGTCCCAAAATTAAAAATTAATTTTTGGTTCCAACTCCCATAGGCATCATCATATTCATCATTGTAGTTTTTGATATTAAATTGTATGTTGTCATCTCAACCACTCCTATAAATTTATTTTTAAGTATACTAACATATGAAAATTTTTATGTCAAATTAATTTTTTATTTTTTTATTTAACCTCTATATTTTTTATTATTTTTGCTGGATTTCCACCTATTACAACATTATCAGGAAAACTTTTCGTAACAACAGATCCTGCAGCTACTACGACATTATTTCCTAAGGTTACTCCTGGAGCTATAACAGATCTTCCTCCTATCCAAACATTATCACCAATTTTTACTGGCTTCCCAAACTCTTTTCCTGAATTTCTTTCCATTGGATCTATTGGATGTGTTGCAGAATAAATATGAACTCCCGGAGCTAACATAGCGTTAGCGCCAATTATAATTGGACAAATATCTAAGAGTAAGCAATCATAGTTTGAATAAAAATTTTCTCCAATTTCAATATTATATCCATATTCAACTCTAAAATTTGATTCAATATGTAAATCCTTTCCTGTTTTTCCTAAAAAGCTTTGAATCATTTTTTTTCTTAAATCATAATTTGTATCATCTGTTAAATTATATTCTCTACAAAATCTCTTAGCAGCCTCTTTATCTTTCACCAACTGTTCATCATTAGGGTTATACATTTCCCCAGCTATCATCTTTTCTCTTTCAGTTCTCATACCTCTCCCCTTTTGCTATATTCTATGATGCTTTAAAATACTTAACTTCATCGATTATTGTATCATATTTTTTTATTTTTAAATCATTTATTACTTTCTCATAATATTTTCTTACATCATCCCATTTATAATATGGTTTCATATTGCTTTCTATAGGAAAATTAATCTCCTTTTCATTGTAAAGCATTTTTACTAAAATATCATTTTTTTCATTTTTATAAAAAATCCACTGAATATTAACTCCCATTGGAGAAACTTCATAATCTTTCCAAATATTTTCAACGTTATTTAAATCATTAGTTTGCTTTGATGCAAAATCAATTTTTAATAAACTTGCAAAAGGAATCACTGTTTCTGCGTGAGCAAATCTTAAATTTGCTGCTATATTTTCATTCTTAATAGCATTTTCTGATGTTGACAAAAAATCTTCTAAAAGAGCAAAAGAAATATCCATTGGTAAATTTTGTCCCACACTACTTGGTCCTTTTTCTAAATACATTGATAAATTTTTATTAGCCCAAAAATATTTTAATTCTTCCTGTGTAAAGTATTTACTTAACCCTACATTTTCTCCTATATCATATTGATTTGTATATAACCCATATAAG
This region of Cetobacterium somerae ATCC BAA-474 genomic DNA includes:
- a CDS encoding MetQ/NlpA family ABC transporter substrate-binding protein, with product MKILKILKVVIFLVLSTVGFLGCGNSSDDSSTTEKKVVKLGINGDENVIWENVRDQLAKENIELKFINFADYIRPNLALQDKEIDINAFQTEIYFDNFKKEHKLSIVNLGYTVLAPMGIYSKKLTDLSQLKDGAVVAIPNDSSNGGRALLLLQDAGLISVNKDAGAFPRVKDIIENPKNIKIVELVATQIPRSIEDVDVAAINNGVAVQAGYSPLVDSIFIEDFKNERLKPYFNIIASRDDNQNKPEIKRVLEVYQTAENKKIIDDYYKGSSIAVF
- a CDS encoding dihydrolipoyl dehydrogenase family protein, coding for MYDTIIIGGGAGGLTTSIGLASAGKKVLLIEKDHLGGECTWGGCVPSKSFISASKTASTLTEALEMALKNVHAIGDSELPHISNFKNIDFVKGEGTFIDKNTILVNGQQYIGKYIVISTGSSPFIPNIKGLDKVKYLANHNFFYEKGDYKSITLIGAGVISLELAFPLKKLNIDVTILEKSDIFLPMMEAEVRDFYLNKLKEAGINLILNCTSMEIENIDNNILIKTNNGDFLSEKIFISAGRTPNIQSLNLNKTKIKYDAKGVSVDEFMRTSEKNIFAIGDIASSFKFSHVAGYQGEIVVRNILFPYIMKKIDYSFIPWTLFGDIEVSKVGLNEEDAHKKYKKTYIYSLDLNNERSLITFEKAFFLKIICDNRFNIVGATCIGERAGEIIGFLQLMIGNKVKFYKVMNSVQAYPTYTYYIRNLAKKAYIDYLRTFLP
- a CDS encoding sugar O-acetyltransferase → MRTEREKMIAGEMYNPNDEQLVKDKEAAKRFCREYNLTDDTNYDLRKKMIQSFLGKTGKDLHIESNFRVEYGYNIEIGENFYSNYDCLLLDICPIIIGANAMLAPGVHIYSATHPIDPMERNSGKEFGKPVKIGDNVWIGGRSVIAPGVTLGNNVVVAAGSVVTKSFPDNVVIGGNPAKIIKNIEVK
- a CDS encoding methionine ABC transporter permease, with the translated sequence MEEKLYSYLGNVIKYQDEMVRAMGETLTMVAIAGTVSTLIGTIMGIVLVITRKGGILENSLINNILGKFINIFRSIPFVILLAALIPVTRFFMGTTIGLKGAIVPLIFGSAPFVARQIESALLSVDSGVIEAAYAMGSSPFEIIYRVLLREALPEIIYALIITTVSLIGFSAVAGTVGGGGLGDFAIRYGYQHFKTDIMVVTIIILVSLITFIQWSGEKILKKIKR
- a CDS encoding methionine ABC transporter ATP-binding protein — encoded protein: MIQLKKIIKTYENKGQSIEALKELSFDFKKGEITGIIGYSGAGKSTLLRCINLLETPSSGEIIIDGVILNKLESKDLRETRKKIGMIFQHFNLMRSRNVFKNIAYPLKGSGLSKKEIEERVDELLDLVGLKDKKYSYPSQLSGGQKQRVGIARALANRPNLILCDEATSALDPETTVSILKLLKKINRELGVTIVLITHQMEVIKEICDSVIVMEEGIIKEAGDVINIFSRPKEPITKRFLSSIFNTEKINSYLENMLVKQNEKIIKLSYVGNNTEEAYISRVSREYNIDASILFGNIEIIKETPIGNLVIKLGGDEKNIIDSIEYLNKNQIYVEVLKNGRKII
- a CDS encoding M20 family metallopeptidase, whose protein sequence is MEKKIIDFLDSNRDIFIDLSQKIHQHPEIGNEEYFAADLLTKFLEEKGFDVERNIAGHETGFIARKQSKNGEYPKIAFLAEYDALPNLGHACGHNIIGAISIAGAVGLGELLDNVSGEVIVYGCPSEEGGENGSSKGSFVRENLFEGVDVAMIIHPGSEHSITKKSLAVNPLDFEFFGQSSHAAGSPENGKNALDALLHFFNGIATLRQHVKSDVKIHGIITHGGDAPNIIPDYTKARFYIRSSTKEGCDDVTEKVEAIANGAALMTGCRVKVSSFQNRVDNLIPTRYFDELYVETMKKLGVEVSMDSKKGMGSTDVGNVSQIIPTIHPNIKICDCNVFGHTHEFAKAAGSIKGDEAVILGGKALALLGLDLILNKEKLENIKENFLSR